In Alphaproteobacteria bacterium, one genomic interval encodes:
- a CDS encoding sodium-dependent transporter: MTDIAAGSTRQAHQTWSNWPTFILAVAGSAVGLGNIWKFPYITGENGGGAFVIVYLVCIAAIGVPIMIAEIMLGRRGRRSPVNSMVALAQESNRSQRWGLLGVMMMAAAFLILSFYSVIAGWAIPYIGHTISGAFNGATADQVGGIFGGLLASPGQLVLWHTVFMVLTVGVSASGVKGGIERAVTILMPCLFVLLLVLIIYNLVVDSASFGKALNFLFNPDFSKLTAEAVLTAIGHAFFTLSIAGGAVFAYGSYLESSTSIAQTSFAIAIIDTLVALMAGLAIFPIVFANGLDAAAGPGLVFVTLPIAFGQMPAGQIIGCLFFVMLVVAAWTSSISMLEAIVEWLQERGMDRAKASASVAGAAWLLGLTTVLSLNLWKGFHPLGFIGRFEGKTLFDLYDFLTANIMLPLGALLMAVFAGWIMTQKDTEEELAMTSGYGLWRFLIRYVAPIGIGVIFVYNF, encoded by the coding sequence ATGACGGATATTGCGGCGGGCTCTACTCGACAGGCGCACCAAACTTGGTCGAACTGGCCGACTTTTATCTTGGCGGTTGCGGGGTCCGCGGTCGGGCTCGGCAATATTTGGAAGTTCCCTTACATCACCGGGGAAAACGGCGGTGGCGCCTTCGTCATCGTCTACCTGGTCTGCATTGCCGCCATCGGCGTGCCGATAATGATCGCCGAGATCATGCTCGGCCGCCGCGGCCGCCGCAGCCCGGTCAATTCCATGGTGGCGTTGGCCCAGGAATCAAACCGCTCGCAGCGCTGGGGCCTGCTTGGCGTCATGATGATGGCGGCTGCGTTCCTCATCCTGTCCTTCTATAGCGTCATCGCCGGCTGGGCTATTCCCTATATCGGCCATACCATTTCGGGCGCCTTCAACGGCGCTACCGCCGATCAAGTCGGCGGCATATTCGGCGGCCTGCTGGCCTCACCCGGCCAGTTGGTGTTGTGGCACACGGTTTTCATGGTGCTCACCGTCGGTGTTTCGGCGAGCGGCGTCAAAGGCGGCATCGAACGTGCCGTGACCATTCTCATGCCCTGCCTGTTCGTGCTTCTGCTGGTCCTGATCATCTACAATCTGGTGGTCGATAGCGCCAGCTTCGGCAAGGCGCTCAACTTCCTCTTCAATCCGGATTTCTCCAAACTCACGGCCGAGGCCGTGCTGACCGCCATCGGCCACGCCTTTTTCACCCTGAGCATCGCCGGCGGGGCGGTGTTCGCCTACGGATCCTACCTCGAAAGCAGCACCTCGATCGCCCAGACCTCGTTTGCCATCGCCATCATCGACACCCTGGTCGCCTTGATGGCCGGCCTGGCGATCTTTCCCATCGTCTTTGCCAACGGCCTCGATGCCGCCGCTGGGCCGGGCCTGGTGTTCGTCACCTTGCCCATAGCCTTTGGCCAAATGCCGGCCGGCCAGATCATCGGCTGCCTGTTCTTCGTCATGCTGGTGGTGGCTGCCTGGACATCGTCGATCTCGATGCTCGAGGCCATCGTCGAATGGCTGCAGGAACGCGGCATGGATCGGGCCAAGGCCTCGGCCAGCGTGGCCGGAGCGGCCTGGCTGCTGGGTTTGACCACGGTGCTGTCGCTCAATTTGTGGAAGGGTTTTCACCCGCTGGGCTTCATCGGACGCTTCGAGGGCAAGACGCTGTTCGACCTCTATGACTTCCTCACGGCGAACATCATGTTGCCGCTGGGCGCCCTGTTGATGGCGGTATTCGCGGGCTGGATCATGACGCAAAAAGACACCGAGGAAGAGCTCGCCATGACCTCGGGCTATGGTTTGTGGCGCTTCCTTATCCGCTACGTCGCGCCGATCGGTATTGGTGTTATATTCGTCTATAACTTCTGA
- a CDS encoding ACT domain-containing protein: protein MAKTVLISITGADRVGVIAAITAQLFELGADLGDTNFAVLGTSFEFSSVCELPDSLGNRRAETELRALEPLADAEVRVSNFKYQPQHEHSGRVSHRIQVTGGDQPGLLARLTEVFGQFGANIVSMNSQRQIDRGRSEYATRFAVSIPKNRADACLAAIGNTAGQLQMIFTWEEAGG, encoded by the coding sequence ATGGCCAAGACTGTGCTGATTTCCATCACCGGCGCCGACCGGGTCGGCGTCATCGCCGCCATCACGGCGCAGCTTTTCGAGCTTGGCGCCGATCTCGGCGATACGAACTTTGCCGTGCTCGGCACCAGCTTCGAGTTCTCCAGCGTCTGCGAGCTGCCCGACAGCCTGGGCAACCGCCGGGCCGAAACTGAATTGCGGGCCCTCGAGCCGCTGGCCGATGCCGAGGTGCGGGTGAGCAACTTCAAATACCAGCCCCAGCACGAGCACTCCGGCCGCGTCAGCCACCGCATCCAGGTCACGGGCGGCGACCAGCCCGGCCTGCTGGCCCGGCTGACCGAGGTTTTCGGCCAGTTCGGGGCCAACATCGTCAGCATGAATTCGCAACGCCAGATCGATCGCGGACGCTCGGAATACGCCACCCGTTTCGCCGTCTCCATCCCCAAAAACCGCGCCGACGCCTGCCTCGCCGCCATCGGCAACACGGCCGGCCAGTTGCAGATGATCTTTACTTGGGAAGAGGCAGGGGGCTAG
- a CDS encoding gamma carbonic anhydrase family protein, translated as MSASLPDYGPDVVLNDPAFIHPTALLFGKVTVGPGASIWPYAVIRAENHEVVIGAHSNIQDFAMIHVGDQTPTLIGENCSITHHCTIHGADVGDNCLIGINSTLMDGAVIGANTTVGAGTLITPSTEIPADTVVVGSPGKVIKERSNYVRNRINAFMYEGNARAYAAGRHRLWDDADFLAEIGTEVKRLQAEEAATAAD; from the coding sequence GTGTCCGCATCCCTACCCGACTACGGCCCCGACGTCGTGCTCAACGACCCCGCCTTCATCCATCCCACGGCCTTGCTGTTCGGCAAGGTCACCGTCGGCCCCGGTGCCTCGATCTGGCCATATGCCGTGATCCGGGCGGAAAACCACGAGGTGGTGATCGGGGCCCACAGCAACATCCAGGATTTCGCCATGATCCACGTCGGCGACCAGACGCCGACGCTGATCGGCGAGAACTGCTCGATCACGCACCACTGCACCATCCACGGCGCCGATGTGGGCGACAATTGCCTGATCGGCATCAACTCGACGCTGATGGACGGCGCCGTGATCGGCGCCAACACCACCGTCGGCGCCGGCACCCTGATCACCCCCAGCACGGAAATCCCGGCCGATACAGTGGTCGTCGGCTCGCCCGGCAAGGTCATCAAGGAACGCAGCAACTATGTCCGCAACCGGATCAACGCCTTCATGTACGAAGGCAACGCCCGGGCCTATGCGGCCGGCCGGCACCGGCTTTGGGACGATGCCGATTTCCTGGCCGAGATCGGCACCGAGGTCAAGCGCCTGCAGGCGGAAGAAGCGGCCACGGCGGCCGACTGA